DNA from Roseomonas gilardii subsp. gilardii:
CCCAGGTCGCGCGTCGCGCGCTCGGGATAGCCGTCCTGCAGGGCGCGGCGGATGCGGGTGGAGGAAATGGTCCCCTCCGCATCCGCCACCGGCGGCGCCACAGACAGGCCGATGCCACGCGCCTCCGCCGCCTGAGCCAGGAAGGCAATGTTGCCGCCCCGCCGGTGCCCGAAGGCGAAGTCGGCGCCGCAGGCCAGGTGCCGAGCCCCGATCCCGCGATGCAGCACCTGCTCCACGAAATCCTCGGCGCTCATCGCCGCCAGTTCCGGCCCGAAGGGCAGCGCGTAGACGATGCGGCAACCCGCCGCCGCCAGCGCCCGCCGCTTCGCCGGCAAAGGTGTCAGCCGGAAGGGCGGGTCGTCCGGGCGGAAATACTCGCGCGGATGCGGCTCGAACGTCAGGGCCGCCAAGGGCAGGTCGGGCCGTGCGGCATGGGCCGCGCCCAGCACCGCCCGGTGGCCGAGATGCACGCCGTCGAAATTGCCCAGCGCCACGGCCGCGCCGCGCGCCGCCGCCGGCACGTCGCGCCAGTCCGTGAGCAACAGGCAATCCACCTCGGGGACAGGCTGGGTCATGACCGGTATCCGCGCCCGCTCAGGCCTGGGCCGGGCTGACGATCCAGCGCGTCACCTCCGGCGGACGGAAGGCAGCCAGCATGTCCAGCGCCTGGTCCGGCGTTTCCGCCCGCATGGCGAGGAGGCGGTGCTCGGGCCTCAGGAAGCCCTCCGCCTGCATCCCGTCCAGCGCCTTCATGAGATGCATCCAGTAGCCATCGACATCGAGGAAGACCGCGCCCTTGGTATGCAGGCCGAGCTGCGACCAGGTCAGGACCTCGAAGACCTCCTCCATCGTGCCGAAGCCGCCGGGCAGGATCACGAAGCCGTCCGACAGCTCCGCCATCATCGCCTTGCGCTCATGCATCGAGTGCACGACATGCAGCCGCGTCACGGAACCGTGCCCGACCTCGCGCTGTATCAGCGCCTCGGGGATCACCCCGTCCACCTCGGAGCCGTTCGCCAGGGCGGCATCGGCCACCACGCCCATCAGCCCGACCTTGCCGCCGCCATAGACCAGATCCAGCCCCCGCCTCGCGATCGCCTCGCCCAGGGCGCGGGCGGTCTCGGCATAGACCGGGCGGGCACCGCTGCTGGCCCCGCAGAACACACAGATACGCTTCAACGTCTTCGTCTCTTCCATGGCCCTGATCTAAGGGCATCGGCGGCGCGGGGGAAAGCGCGCCGGGATGACGATCCGCTCAGATACGGCCCCGCGAATCCCGGCCCGCCCTGGTGGACAAGCCGGGCGGGCGGCGCGACACAGCCTGCTTTCCAACCGGGGACCTGCCTCCGGGCGGGCGCCACGCCCCCCGGGACAGGCCGCCTTGCCGCGAGGAGCCTGCATGCCCGCCACCGAGCTCGGAACCAGCGAGAGACTGCTGGAGGAACTGCGCCTCTGGGTCGAAACGGAGACCCCGACCACCGATCCCGCCGCGGTGAACCGCCTGGTGGACCGTGCCGAGGCCGGGCTGCGCGAGGCCGGCGCCGCGCTGGAGCGCATCCCTGGCCGCGACGGCTATGGCGACAACCTGATCGCCCGCCTCCCCGGCCCGGCCGGCAGCAACCGCAAGCCCGTGGTGGTCTGCGTCCATCTCGACACGGTCTGGGACAACGGCACCCTCGCCTCCTCCATGCCCTTCCGTGTCGAGGGCGGCAAAGCCTATGGCCCCGGCATCTACGACATGAAGGCCGGCTCCTTCCTCGCCTTCCACGCGGTGCGGGAGATCCTGCGCCAGAAGGTGGCGACGCGGAGCCCGGTCACCCTGATCATGACGCCGGACGAGGAGGTCGGCTCCCCCACCTCCCGCGCCATCATCGAGCGCGAGGCGCGCGACGCCAGCGCGGTGCTGATCGCCGAGCCGGCGGGCGGGCCGCAGGGCGCCTGCGTCACCGCGCGCAAGGGCGTGGGCCGCTTCGAGGTCAAGATCCACGGCGTCTCCGCCCATGCCGGCGGCAACTGGAGCGAGGGGCGCAGCGCCGTGGTGGCGCTGTCCGAGCTGGTGCTGAAGGTGCATGGGCTGGTGGACCTGGAGCGCGGCGTGACCACCAATGTCGCCCCCATCTGGGGCGGCACCCGCCCGAATGTCGTCCCGCCCGAGGCCGGCTGCGAGATCGACCTGCGCGTCGCCAACGAGGCGGATGGCGTGGCGATGGAGCAGGCCATCCTGGCTCTCGCCGGGGAGAGGGACGGAATCCGCATCGAGATCAGCGGCGGCATGAACCGCCCGCCGATGGAGGAGACGGCGGAAACCCTGCGCCTCTACGAGGTCGCGCGCGACCTGGCGCGGCAGGCGGGCTACGACCTGCCGAAGCAGCACCGCGGCGGCGGGTCGGACGGCAACTTCACCGCCGCGCTCGGCATCCCGACCCTGGACGGGCTGGGCTGCACCGGCGCGGGCGCCCATGCGCCGCACGAGCATATCCTGTGGCGCGACCTCGCCGCGCGGGGGCAGGTGCTGGCGGGGCTGATCGAGACGCTCTGACCGGCATTACGCTATCGGTCCGGAGGAGAGGCAACCCCTCTCCCCCGGCGGATGGGCGAAAACGCCCCGTCTCAGCCCCGCGAGGCCCGCTGCAGCGCCATCCAGACCTTCTCCGGCGTGGCGGGCATGTCCACCGGCCCGGCCCCGGCGCTGCGCAGCGCATCGGCGAGGGCGTTCATCACCGCCGGCAGCGACCCGGCGCAGCCAGCCTCGCCACAGCCCTTGGCGCCGACCGGGTTGGTCCTGGCCGGGACGGGGCGGGAGGCGGTGAGGATCGGCGGCAGGTCCTCGGCGCGCGGCAGGGCATAGTCCATGAAGGAGGCGGACAGGATCTGCCCGCCCTCGTCATAGGAAACGCGCTCCATCAGTGCCTGGCCGATGCCCTGGGCGACGCCGCCATGCACCTGCCCCTGCACCATCATCGGGTTCACCTCGACACCGAAATCGCTGACGGCGAGGTAGCGCACGAGACGCACATGGCCCGTTTCCGGATCGACCTCGACCTCGGCGACGTGGCAGCCATTGGGATAGGCCATGGGCTTGTCCTCGGTGACATGTGTCACGTCGAGAGAGCGCAGATCCTCCGGCAGTTCCGGCGCGCTGCGCATGCGGGCGGCCAGTTCCAGGATGCCGATGCCGCGATCCGTGCCGGCGATGGCGAAGCGGCCATTCTCCGGATCGAACTCGATATCCGCGACGGCGGCTTCGAGGAGATGCGAGGCAGCCTCGCGGCCCTTCTCGATCACCTTCTCCGATGCCTCGATGATCGCGGTGCCGGAGGACATCATGGAGCGCGAGCCGCCGGTGCCGCCGCCATGCTTCAGCAGGTCGGAATCGCCCTGGATCAGCCGGATGCGGTCGAAGGGAATGCCGAGGCGGCTGCCGAGGAGCTGCGCGAAGGGCGTCCAGTGCCCCTGGCCATAGTCGAGCGTGCCAGTGATGATGGTGACACCGCCATCCTCCTCGAAGCGCACGCCGCCATGCTCCTTGCCGGCGGGGGCGGTGCATTCGAGGTAGTTGCCGAGGCCGCGCCCGCGCAGCATTCCGCGCGCGGCGCTGTCCTCGCGGCGCGCGGCGAAGCCGTCCCAGTCGGCCTTGCGCAGCGCCTCCTCCATCAGCGCGGTGAACTCGCCGCCGTCATACTGCGTGCCGGCGGCGGTGCTGTAGGGCATCTGCCCGGGCTGGATATGGTTGCGGCGGCGCAGTTCCAGCGGGTCGATGCCGATCTGCGCCGCGGCGGCCTCGACCAGCCGCTCCATGTAGTAGTTGCCCTCGGGCCGCCCGGCACCGCGATAGGCGCCGACCGGGCTGGTGTTGGTGAAGACCGACTTGGTGTCCACCTCGATCAGCGGCGTGGCGTAGTTGGACTGGACGTTCTTCACGAAGCCCATCGTGCCCATCAGCGGCCCGACGGTGGTGAGATAGGCGCCCATATTGGCGAAGGAGGTCAGCCGCACCGCCAGGAAATGCCCTTCCGCGTCCAGCGCCAGCTCCGCCACCGTCTCGTGGTCGCGCCCGTGCTGGTCGGAGACGAAGGAGCCGGAACGCTCATCCGTCCATTTCACCGGCCGGCCCAGCAGCTTCGCGCCGTGGAGCATGCCGGGATATTCCGGATAGACCGTGCCCTTCATGCCGAAGGAGCCGCCGACCTGCGTGGTCAGCACATGCACCTTCTCCACTGGCACCTTCAGGATGTCCTCGGCGATCTGGCGGCGCAGGCCGAAGACACCCTGGGAGCAGGCACGCAGCGTGTAGCGGCCGGTCGCCGGGTCGTATTCCGCGATGGCGGAGCGGGGCTCCATCGCCGCCACGACGATGCGGTTGTTGCGCAGCGACAGCCTCACCCGGTGTGCCGCCCCGGCGAAGGCGGCGGCAACCTTCTCCGCATCGCCGGAATGCCAGTCCAGCACGATATTGTTGGGCACGCCGTCATAGAGCTGCGGCGCGCCCGGCGCGGCGGCGGCGGCGGAGGCTTCCGTCACGGCGTCGAGCGGGTCGATGTCCAGCATCACCGCCTCCGCCGCGTCGCGCGCCTGCAGCGCGGTCTCGGCGATCACGATGGCCACCGGATCGCCGACATAGCGCACGCGGTCCATCGCCAGGGCCGGGCGGACCGGCGAGGAGAGCGGGCTGCCGTCGCGGTTCTTCAGCGGCATGGCGCATTTGATCGGGCCGTATTCCGCGAGGTCGGCGCCCGTGTAGATCGCCAGCACGCCGGGCATGGACTTCGCCTCGGCCGTGTCGATGCCGTTGATCACGCCATGGGCATAGGGGCTGCGCACCATCCAGGCATGGACCTGCCCCTCGGCCCGCAGGTCGTCCGTATAGCGTCCCTCCCCCCGCAGCAGCATCGGGTCCTCCCGCCGCGTGACCGGCTGGCCCACGGCGAAGCGCATGCGGGTGGGATCGGGCATGGTCGTATCGGGCATGGCGTGGCCTCCGGAAGCGGGCGGATCGGTATGCGGCCCAAATTGGGGCAAGGCAGATGAGGCGGGCCGTCGGTCCACTCAACAGGCGGGGGCCACCAGGGTTGAGAGGCAAAAACCAGGCCGGAACGGGGATTCCGGTCTTGGCTTGGCGGACGGCCGGGAGGATGGTGCGCCCGTTTCATCGCGAGGGGAAGTCATGGACGGCGGCTGGCGCGCTCGGGCGGGATCGCTCTTCACCACGCAGAAGGCCCCGGCCACCGGCAGCCGCGGCATGGTGGTGACCAACCACCCGCTGGGCTCCGCCGCCGCGGCCGAGATGCTGGCCGCCGGCGGGAACGCGGTGGATGCGGCCATCGCCGCCTTCTTCGCCCTTTCGGTGGTGGAGCCGATGATGACCGGGCCGCTGGGCGGCGGCCTCACCCATCTGCGCCTCGCCGACGGGCGTCACATCATCGTGGACGGGCTTTCCGCCGCGCCGCTGGCGGGGTCGGGGACGATGTACACCCCGGCCTCCGATGACCCGGCGCGGCGCATGGAGACGGTGGGCCGGGCCAACACGGTCGGCACCCTGGCCGCCGCCTCCCCGGGCGCGCTGCGGGCCTGGTGCGACATCCTGGCCCGCTACGGCACGCTGTCCCTCGCGGATGTGATGGAGCCGGCGATCCGCCATGCGAGCCGGGGCTTCGCCGTCACCACCTATCTCGCCGACTGCATCGCCGATGCCGCCGCCGACCTGGCGCTGGACCCGGAGATGGCGCGGGTCTTCCTGCCCGGCGGCACGCCGCTGCAGGCCGGGGCGCGGCTGGTCCAGGGCGACACGGCGGAGACGCTGCGCACCATCGCACAGGAGGGGCCGGACGCCTTCTACCGGGGGGCGCTGGGGCAGGTCGCCTGCGACTGGTTCGCCCGCAACGGCGGCATCCTGACGCGGGATGACCTCGCCAGCACCGCCCCGATCGAGCGCGAGCCGGTGCGCGGCACCTATCGCGGGCATGAGGTGGTCGGCCCCCCCGCCCCCTCCGCCGGCGGCATGCACATGGTACAGATGCTGAACTTCCTGGAGGGCTTCGATCTCCGCGCCCTGGGCTTCGGCACGGCGCCGACCCTGCACCGCATCGCCGAGGCGCTGAAGCTGGCCTTCGCCGACCGCGCCATGGTCACCGCCGACCCGGCCTTCGTGCGCATCCCGGTGGAGCGGCTGGTCTCCAGGGCCTATGCCGAGGAGCGCCGCGCGGAATTCGACCCGGGCCGCGCCCGCGACTGGGCGCCCGGCCTCGCGCCGCTGGCCGAGAGCGCCGACACCACCCATGTCACCACCGCCGATGCCACCGGCAATGTCGTGGCCATGACGCAGACCATCAACGGCCTCTTCGGCGCGCGGGTCCGCATCCCCGGGCTGGGGCTGATCCCCAACAACTACATGTGCAACTTCGATCCGCGCCCGGGCCTCGCCCAGTCCGTGGCGCCGGGCAAGCGCATCACCACCTCCATGGCGCCGACCATCGTACTGCGCGACGGAAGGCCGGTCTTCGCGCTGGGCCTGCCCGGGGGCCTCAAGATCTTCGGCTCGGCCATGCAGGCGGTGCTGAACATGATCGACCACGGCATGAGCCCGCAGGAGGCCGTGGAGGCGCCGCGCATCTGGACCCAGGGCCTGGCGCTGGAGGCCGAGGGCGGCATCACCCCCGCGGTGCGGGAGGAACTCGCCGCCATGGGCCACAAGGTCGCGGCGGTGCCGACCGTGGGCGGCGGCATGAACCTGATCGCCTTCGGAGAGCTCCCTGGGGAGGGTGGCATGATGACCGGCGCCGCCTGCTGGCGTGCCGACGGCACGCCCATCGGTGTGGCGGGTGGGCTCGCGAAGCCCGGCGTGCGCTTCGTGCTGGAACAGGCGCGGCGTTAGTCCTCCGTCCGGATCGCCCCTGGAAGGCGGTCCGGCCCCGCGGCGCGGCGGCCTTTCCCGTCAGCCCGCCGCAACCGTTCCATTGCACGCGGCATTACGGAACCGGTCCCACAAGGCAGGGAGCGGCAAGCCGATGGACAGGGCCGCCTATACCGCCCGCAAGAGCATTCCGGACATCATCGCCTCCGCCGATGGCGGCGAGGCGCCGCTGCGCAAGAGCCTCGGCCCGGTCAGCATCACCGCCATGGGCATCGGTGCCATCATCGGCGCCGGCATCTTCGTCCTGACCGGCACGGCGGCGGCACAGTATGCCGGGCCGGCGCTGATGCTGAGCTTCGTGCTCGGCGGCGTCGCCTGTGCCTTCGTCGGGCTCTGCTACGCCGAGCTCGCGGCGCTGATCCCCGTCAGCGGCAGTTCCTACACCTACACCTATGCGACGCTGGGGGAGCTGGCGGCCTGGATCATCGGCTGGGACCTGATCCTCGAATACGCCATGGGCGCGGCCACGGTGGCGGTGGGCTGGTCGGGCTATGTGGGCAGCCTGCTGGGCGGCTTCGGCCTGCATCTGCCGCCTGTGCTGACGCAGGCAACCGGCACCGTCGTGCATCTCGCCGATGGCGGAGAGGCACGCGCGCTGTTCAACCTGCCCGCCGCGCTGATCGTGCTGGCGCTGACCGCGATGCTGGTGCTGGGCACACGGGAATCCTCGCGGCTGAACAACATCATGGTCGCGGTGAAGCTGGCCATCGTGCTGACCTTCATCCTGGTCGGCGCGGCTTATGTCTCGCCGGCCCACTGGCACCCCTTCCTGCCCGCGAACACCGGGGAGTTCGGCCATTTCGGCTGGAGCGGCGTGCTGCGCGGCGCGGGCGTGGTGTTCTTCGCCTTCATCGGCTTCGACGCCATCTCCACCGCGGCGCAGGAGGCGAAGTCGCCCCAGCGCGACATGCCCATCGGCATCCTCGCCTCGCTGGCCATCTGCACATTGCTTTACGTGCTGGTGGCGGCGGTGCTCACCGGCCTCGTCCCCTATTCCCAGCTCAACGTCGCCGATCCCATCGCCAAGGGCGTCGATGCCATGGGCCTGGCCTGGCTGTCCGGCCTGATCAAGATCGGCGCCATCGCCGGGCTGACCACGGTGATCCTGGTCCTGCTCTATGGGCAGAGCCGGATCTTCCTCACCATCTCCCGCGACGGACTGCTGCCGCCGGTCTTCTCGCGCATCCACCGGCGGCGGCACACGCCCTGGATCAGCCAGATCGTGATCGGTTCCGCCGTCGCGCTGATCGCGGCGGTGCTGCCGATCGGTATCCTGGGGGAGATGGTGAGCATCGGCACGCTCTTCGCCTTCGTGATGGTCTGCGGTGCCGTGCTCTACCTCCGCCGCCACGCGCCGCGCATGGACCGGCCCTTCCGCGCGCCGGGCGTGCCCATCGTGCCGGTGCTGGGCATCGGCTTCAGCCTGCTGCTGATGGCCGGCCTGCCGCTCGACACCTGGCTGCGGCTGGTGGTGTGGATGGCGGCAGGACTGTTGATCTATGCCCTCTACGGGCGCCACCACTCCCTGCTGCGCCAGGAAGGCCGGGTGGCACCGGGGCGGCAGCCGGCGGAATGAGGGTCAGGCCGGCCCCTCATCCTCCTCCGGCCGCCCGCGCCGCATCCGGCCCCGCGACAGCTCGCTCACCACGCCATGCAGGGTCCGCAACTCCTGCTCCGTCACCTCGCCACGCTGGAACAGGTGGCGCAGGTTGCGGATCATCCCGGGGCGCTTCTGCACATTGCTGAGAAAGCCGCAGGCGTCCAGCTCCGAGGTCAGGCGCCCGAGGAAGCCTTCCAGCTCCTCCTTGGTGGCGATGCGTGTCTCGTTGGTCATCAACTGGCGCGGCGGCGTGGCCTCGGCCGCGGTCCACCACTCATAGGCCAGCACCATCACCGCCTGGGCGAGGTTCAGCGACATATGTGCCGGGTTC
Protein-coding regions in this window:
- a CDS encoding TIGR00730 family Rossman fold protein, whose product is MKRICVFCGASSGARPVYAETARALGEAIARRGLDLVYGGGKVGLMGVVADAALANGSEVDGVIPEALIQREVGHGSVTRLHVVHSMHERKAMMAELSDGFVILPGGFGTMEEVFEVLTWSQLGLHTKGAVFLDVDGYWMHLMKALDGMQAEGFLRPEHRLLAMRAETPDQALDMLAAFRPPEVTRWIVSPAQA
- the ggt gene encoding gamma-glutamyltransferase → MDGGWRARAGSLFTTQKAPATGSRGMVVTNHPLGSAAAAEMLAAGGNAVDAAIAAFFALSVVEPMMTGPLGGGLTHLRLADGRHIIVDGLSAAPLAGSGTMYTPASDDPARRMETVGRANTVGTLAAASPGALRAWCDILARYGTLSLADVMEPAIRHASRGFAVTTYLADCIADAAADLALDPEMARVFLPGGTPLQAGARLVQGDTAETLRTIAQEGPDAFYRGALGQVACDWFARNGGILTRDDLASTAPIEREPVRGTYRGHEVVGPPAPSAGGMHMVQMLNFLEGFDLRALGFGTAPTLHRIAEALKLAFADRAMVTADPAFVRIPVERLVSRAYAEERRAEFDPGRARDWAPGLAPLAESADTTHVTTADATGNVVAMTQTINGLFGARVRIPGLGLIPNNYMCNFDPRPGLAQSVAPGKRITTSMAPTIVLRDGRPVFALGLPGGLKIFGSAMQAVLNMIDHGMSPQEAVEAPRIWTQGLALEAEGGITPAVREELAAMGHKVAAVPTVGGGMNLIAFGELPGEGGMMTGAACWRADGTPIGVAGGLAKPGVRFVLEQARR
- a CDS encoding M20 family metallopeptidase, producing MPATELGTSERLLEELRLWVETETPTTDPAAVNRLVDRAEAGLREAGAALERIPGRDGYGDNLIARLPGPAGSNRKPVVVCVHLDTVWDNGTLASSMPFRVEGGKAYGPGIYDMKAGSFLAFHAVREILRQKVATRSPVTLIMTPDEEVGSPTSRAIIEREARDASAVLIAEPAGGPQGACVTARKGVGRFEVKIHGVSAHAGGNWSEGRSAVVALSELVLKVHGLVDLERGVTTNVAPIWGGTRPNVVPPEAGCEIDLRVANEADGVAMEQAILALAGERDGIRIEISGGMNRPPMEETAETLRLYEVARDLARQAGYDLPKQHRGGGSDGNFTAALGIPTLDGLGCTGAGAHAPHEHILWRDLAARGQVLAGLIETL
- a CDS encoding bifunctional riboflavin kinase/FAD synthetase, giving the protein MTQPVPEVDCLLLTDWRDVPAAARGAAVALGNFDGVHLGHRAVLGAAHAARPDLPLAALTFEPHPREYFRPDDPPFRLTPLPAKRRALAAAGCRIVYALPFGPELAAMSAEDFVEQVLHRGIGARHLACGADFAFGHRRGGNIAFLAQAAEARGIGLSVAPPVADAEGTISSTRIRRALQDGYPERATRDLGRVWEIAGEVVHGDKLGRVLGWPTANLWLGRHLEPARGVYAVTVALPDGSEAKGVANIGRRPTLGGDPQTRLEVHLFDFSGDLYGQEIRVKLVSFLRADATFSGLEELKAAIAQDAEDARHVLGQEKPAP
- a CDS encoding amino acid permease, whose product is MDRAAYTARKSIPDIIASADGGEAPLRKSLGPVSITAMGIGAIIGAGIFVLTGTAAAQYAGPALMLSFVLGGVACAFVGLCYAELAALIPVSGSSYTYTYATLGELAAWIIGWDLILEYAMGAATVAVGWSGYVGSLLGGFGLHLPPVLTQATGTVVHLADGGEARALFNLPAALIVLALTAMLVLGTRESSRLNNIMVAVKLAIVLTFILVGAAYVSPAHWHPFLPANTGEFGHFGWSGVLRGAGVVFFAFIGFDAISTAAQEAKSPQRDMPIGILASLAICTLLYVLVAAVLTGLVPYSQLNVADPIAKGVDAMGLAWLSGLIKIGAIAGLTTVILVLLYGQSRIFLTISRDGLLPPVFSRIHRRRHTPWISQIVIGSAVALIAAVLPIGILGEMVSIGTLFAFVMVCGAVLYLRRHAPRMDRPFRAPGVPIVPVLGIGFSLLLMAGLPLDTWLRLVVWMAAGLLIYALYGRHHSLLRQEGRVAPGRQPAE
- a CDS encoding xanthine dehydrogenase family protein molybdopterin-binding subunit codes for the protein MPDTTMPDPTRMRFAVGQPVTRREDPMLLRGEGRYTDDLRAEGQVHAWMVRSPYAHGVINGIDTAEAKSMPGVLAIYTGADLAEYGPIKCAMPLKNRDGSPLSSPVRPALAMDRVRYVGDPVAIVIAETALQARDAAEAVMLDIDPLDAVTEASAAAAAPGAPQLYDGVPNNIVLDWHSGDAEKVAAAFAGAAHRVRLSLRNNRIVVAAMEPRSAIAEYDPATGRYTLRACSQGVFGLRRQIAEDILKVPVEKVHVLTTQVGGSFGMKGTVYPEYPGMLHGAKLLGRPVKWTDERSGSFVSDQHGRDHETVAELALDAEGHFLAVRLTSFANMGAYLTTVGPLMGTMGFVKNVQSNYATPLIEVDTKSVFTNTSPVGAYRGAGRPEGNYYMERLVEAAAAQIGIDPLELRRRNHIQPGQMPYSTAAGTQYDGGEFTALMEEALRKADWDGFAARREDSAARGMLRGRGLGNYLECTAPAGKEHGGVRFEEDGGVTIITGTLDYGQGHWTPFAQLLGSRLGIPFDRIRLIQGDSDLLKHGGGTGGSRSMMSSGTAIIEASEKVIEKGREAASHLLEAAVADIEFDPENGRFAIAGTDRGIGILELAARMRSAPELPEDLRSLDVTHVTEDKPMAYPNGCHVAEVEVDPETGHVRLVRYLAVSDFGVEVNPMMVQGQVHGGVAQGIGQALMERVSYDEGGQILSASFMDYALPRAEDLPPILTASRPVPARTNPVGAKGCGEAGCAGSLPAVMNALADALRSAGAGPVDMPATPEKVWMALQRASRG